Proteins from a single region of Psychrobacter cryohalolentis K5:
- a CDS encoding FUSC family protein, with translation MSCVKPTFLQRFTAPVIEPYARYQHADVLHAIRLGVAVILALLVNKVTNFPHGEWTTITVFIILGLLQYQGAIYTKAKERVLGTLLGIGAALGIVWFSQGVGTWLWVDYVIIGLMSGIIGYLAIRNLGYTGLLTGITMLMIVSDLGQSTIGQDGIYRALNILLGTGLAVAATLILPLKSTLMWRFLLASNLDACSNLYARVGNHIDTAEELSDGAVQYVNPTVFAVPVNKALVIELQQINKRLLAVRPHLAATTSESGIDKETIESIQRTHRNIIGTIDLLLTAAPRLASIEIDEDNHILLIHYQHELTQVMQHMAAVLRSPSDEVFRPITRITLSEYPSVENLGFEWQGYFWLTQTLQVQLQQLSDLLQETKPQWFAASGLRYQRREQRRIEEHGGETDLHL, from the coding sequence ATGTCCTGCGTGAAGCCGACTTTTTTACAACGATTTACTGCTCCCGTGATAGAGCCATACGCTCGCTATCAGCATGCTGATGTGCTGCATGCTATACGTTTGGGCGTGGCAGTTATACTCGCTTTATTAGTCAATAAAGTCACCAATTTTCCACATGGAGAATGGACGACTATCACTGTTTTTATTATTCTAGGATTGTTACAGTATCAAGGTGCAATTTATACTAAGGCTAAAGAGCGAGTACTTGGTACTTTATTAGGTATTGGTGCTGCGCTCGGTATTGTATGGTTTAGTCAAGGCGTAGGGACATGGTTGTGGGTAGATTATGTCATCATCGGACTGATGAGTGGTATTATTGGCTATCTGGCGATTAGGAATCTTGGCTACACAGGGTTATTGACTGGTATAACCATGTTGATGATTGTCTCGGATTTGGGTCAAAGCACTATCGGCCAAGATGGTATCTACCGTGCCCTCAATATTTTACTTGGTACAGGGCTTGCCGTTGCAGCGACATTGATTTTGCCATTGAAGTCCACATTGATGTGGCGATTCTTACTGGCTAGTAACCTCGATGCTTGTAGTAATCTTTATGCTAGGGTAGGCAATCATATCGATACTGCTGAAGAATTGAGTGATGGTGCTGTTCAGTACGTCAATCCAACAGTCTTTGCCGTACCTGTTAACAAAGCCTTAGTGATAGAGCTACAGCAGATCAATAAAAGACTCTTAGCGGTACGCCCTCATTTGGCAGCAACAACGAGCGAGTCTGGTATCGATAAAGAGACAATTGAGAGTATTCAACGTACCCACCGAAATATTATTGGTACGATTGATCTGCTGCTAACGGCAGCACCGCGCTTAGCCAGTATCGAGATTGATGAGGATAATCATATCCTGCTCATACATTATCAGCACGAATTAACCCAAGTGATGCAACATATGGCAGCAGTGTTGCGTAGCCCAAGTGATGAGGTGTTTCGTCCCATTACGCGTATTACCTTATCAGAATATCCAAGCGTAGAAAATTTAGGCTTTGAATGGCAGGGCTACTTTTGGTTGACACAAACTTTACAAGTGCAATTACAGCAGCTCAGTGACTTATTACAAGAGACTAAGCCGCAGTGGTTTGCGGCTTCTGGTCTGCGCTACCAGCGCCGTGAACAACGACGTATAGAGGAGCATGGCGGTGAAACAGATTTGCATTTATAA
- a CDS encoding glutamate synthase subunit beta — MAKRLENSFQFLDVPRLEPIKKDIATRSTEFVEIYQPFESESVAQQSHRCLECGNPYCEWKCPVHNYIPNWLKLAAEGQIFQAAELCHQTNTLPEVCGRVCPQDRLCEGSCTLNDGFGAVTIGNVEKYINDTAFALGWRPDMSKVIWTDKKVAIIGAGPAGLGCADILVRNGVKPVIFDKRPEIGGLLTFGIPEFKMEKDVMRNRRVIFEGMGMEFRLETEIGTDVSIDELLGEYDAVFMGMGTYTYMRGGFAGEELEGVYDALDYLIANVNRCNDWEKDSGEYIDLKGKKVVVLGGGDTAMDCNRTSIRQGAEQVFCAYRRDEENMPGSRREVVNAREEGVEFLFNRQPTEIIGLNGKVNAVKVVTTHLGAPDENGRQYPEPIANSEEIIPCDAVIMAFGFRPSPADWFDAQQISMDKSGRVLAAEKQTFKFQTNNPKIFAGGDMVRGSDLVVTAIWEGREAAEGILDYLEV; from the coding sequence CTTAGAAAATAGTTTTCAGTTTTTAGATGTGCCACGGCTTGAGCCGATCAAAAAAGACATCGCCACGCGTTCAACAGAGTTTGTTGAAATTTATCAGCCGTTTGAAAGTGAATCAGTCGCTCAGCAATCGCATCGCTGTTTAGAATGTGGCAATCCGTATTGTGAGTGGAAATGCCCCGTACATAATTACATTCCTAATTGGTTAAAATTAGCCGCTGAGGGTCAAATTTTCCAAGCTGCAGAATTGTGTCATCAAACCAATACTTTGCCTGAAGTCTGTGGACGTGTGTGCCCGCAAGACCGCCTATGTGAAGGCTCTTGCACACTCAATGACGGCTTTGGTGCCGTGACGATTGGCAATGTCGAGAAGTATATCAATGACACCGCTTTTGCCCTCGGCTGGCGTCCTGATATGTCTAAAGTCATTTGGACAGACAAGAAGGTTGCCATCATTGGAGCAGGACCTGCAGGGCTTGGCTGCGCAGATATCTTGGTCAGAAATGGCGTCAAACCCGTTATCTTTGATAAACGTCCAGAGATTGGGGGTTTATTAACTTTCGGTATTCCAGAGTTCAAAATGGAAAAAGACGTCATGCGTAATCGACGTGTCATCTTTGAAGGTATGGGCATGGAATTCCGCCTTGAGACGGAAATCGGTACTGATGTCAGTATTGATGAGCTGCTCGGCGAGTATGATGCTGTATTTATGGGTATGGGTACTTATACCTATATGCGTGGTGGCTTTGCTGGTGAAGAGTTGGAGGGTGTGTATGACGCTCTGGATTACCTGATTGCCAACGTCAATCGCTGTAATGATTGGGAAAAAGACTCAGGCGAGTATATCGACCTAAAAGGCAAAAAAGTCGTGGTGTTGGGTGGTGGCGATACCGCGATGGACTGTAATCGTACCAGTATTCGTCAAGGTGCTGAGCAAGTATTCTGTGCTTATCGTCGTGATGAGGAAAATATGCCAGGCTCACGTCGTGAAGTGGTCAATGCACGCGAGGAGGGGGTTGAGTTCTTATTTAACCGCCAACCGACTGAAATAATTGGCTTAAACGGTAAGGTTAATGCGGTAAAAGTAGTAACGACGCATCTGGGCGCACCAGACGAAAACGGTCGTCAGTATCCTGAGCCAATTGCCAACTCAGAAGAGATTATTCCCTGTGATGCAGTGATTATGGCATTTGGTTTCCGTCCAAGTCCGGCTGATTGGTTTGACGCGCAGCAGATTTCTATGGACAAATCTGGTCGAGTATTGGCAGCGGAAAAACAAACCTTTAAGTTCCAAACCAATAATCCTAAGATCTTTGCCGGCGGCGATATGGTACGTGGCTCTGATTTGGTAGTCACTGCCATTTGGGAAGGTCGTGAAGCGGCTGAAGGGATTTTAGACTACTTAGAAGTGTAG